Proteins encoded within one genomic window of Siniperca chuatsi isolate FFG_IHB_CAS linkage group LG4, ASM2008510v1, whole genome shotgun sequence:
- the tph1a gene encoding tryptophan 5-hydroxylase 1a isoform X3 yields MYSYKNEGPRRGRSFDSMNIGFEEKLLNNEINKSTFTKIEENTEKKNTSEKGRATIIFSLKNEVGGLENHVNLVHIESRKSKRRSSEFEIFVDCDSNHEQLNEIIHLLRKHVNVVDMEPPDNSCLHEEDMYNVPWFPKKISDLDKCANRVLMYGSELDADHPGFKDNVYRKRRKYFADLAMAYKHGDPIPRIEFTEEEVKTWGVVYRELNKLYPTHACREYLKNLPLLSKYCEFREDNIPQLEDVSRFLKERTGFTIRPVAGYLSPRDFLAGLAFRVFHCTQYVRHSSEPLYTPEPDTCHELLGHVPLLAEPSFAQFSQEIGLASLGASDDSVQKLATCYFFTVEFGLCKQEGQLRAYGAGLLSSISELKHALSGNARIMPFDPKVTSKQECIITTFQDVYFVSDSFEEAKVKMREFAKTIKRPFTVRYNPYTQSVDVLKDTPSINSVVEELRHELDIVGDALSRLNKQLGV; encoded by the exons ATGTACTCATACAAAAACGAAGGACCACGCAGAGGAAGATCTTTTGACTCCATGAACATTGGCTTTGAAGAAAAACTGCTGAACAATGAG ATAAACAAATCAACCTTCACAAAAAttgaagaaaacactgaaaagaaGAATACTTCAGAGAAAGGGAGAGCCACAATCATCTTTTCCCTCAAGAATGAAGTGGGAGGACTG GAAAATCATGTCAACCTTGTACACATAGAGTCCAGAAAATCCAAACGACGCAGCTCTGAATTTGAAATTTTTGTGGACTGCGACAGCAACCACGAACAACTGAATGAAATCATCCATCTGCTTCGAAAGCATGTGAACGTGGTGGATATGGAGCCTCCAGATAACTCCTGTCTGCACGAGGAAG aTATGTATAATGTACCTTGGTTCCCAAAGAAGATTTCAGACTTAGACAAGTGTGCTAACCGTGTCCTGATGTATGGCTCTGAGTTGGATGCGGATCATCCG GGTTTCAAGGACAATGTCTACCGGAAAAGGCGAAAGTACTTTGCTGATCTTGCCATGGCCTACAAACA TGGGGATCCCATTCCTCGTATTGAGTTCACAGAGGAGGAAGTGAAGACTTGGGGAGTTGTGTACAGGGAGCTCAACAAGTTGTACCCGACCCACGCCTGCCGGGAATACTTGAAGAACCTGCCACTGCTGTCCAAATACTGTGAATTTCGGGAGGACAACATCCCTCAGCTGGAAGATGTGTCACGCTTCCTCAAGG AACGCACTGGATTTACCATCAGGCCTGTTGCAGGTTATCTGTCCCCGCGTGACTTCCTTGCTGGTTTGGCCTTCCGTGTTTTCCACTGTACCCAGTATGTGCGGCACAGCTCCGAACCCTTATACACCCCAGAGCC GGACACATGCCATGAGCTGCTGGGTCACGTCCCGTTGCTGGCAGAGCCCAGCTTCGCCCAGTTTTCTCAGGAGATTGGACTGGCTTCACTCGGGGCCTCAGATGACTCAGTTCAGAAACTGGCCACA TGCTATTTCTTCACGGTGGAGTTTGGCCTATGCAAACAAGAAGGACAGCTGCGAGCATATGGAGCAGGACTGCTGTCATCTATCAGTGAGCTTAag CATGCACTCTCTGGCAATGCAAGGATAATGCCTTTTGACCCCAAAGTTACATCCAAACAAGAATGTATCATCACAACATTTCAGGATGTCTACTTTGTGTCAGACAGCTTTGAGGAGGCCAAAGTCAAGATGAG GGAGTTTGCCAAGACCATTAAGCGTCCCTTCACAGTCCGATACAACCCTTACACCCAGAGTGTGGATGTGCTTAAAGACACTCCCAGCATCAACAGCGTGGTGGAGGAGCTTCGACACGAGCTTGACATCGTCGGTGACGCCCTCAGCCGGCTGAACAAGCAGCTGGGTGTCTGA
- the tph1a gene encoding tryptophan 5-hydroxylase 1a isoform X1 codes for MYSYKNEGPRRGRSFDSMNIGFEEKLLNNEINKSTFTKIEENTEKKNTSEKGRATIIFSLKNEVGGLVKALKLFQENHVNLVHIESRKSKRRSSEFEIFVDCDSNHEQLNEIIHLLRKHVNVVDMEPPDNSCLHEEDMYNVPWFPKKISDLDKCANRVLMYGSELDADHPGFKDNVYRKRRKYFADLAMAYKHGDPIPRIEFTEEEVKTWGVVYRELNKLYPTHACREYLKNLPLLSKYCEFREDNIPQLEDVSRFLKERTGFTIRPVAGYLSPRDFLAGLAFRVFHCTQYVRHSSEPLYTPEPDTCHELLGHVPLLAEPSFAQFSQEIGLASLGASDDSVQKLATCYFFTVEFGLCKQEGQLRAYGAGLLSSISELKHALSGNARIMPFDPKVTSKQECIITTFQDVYFVSDSFEEAKVKMREFAKTIKRPFTVRYNPYTQSVDVLKDTPSINSVVEELRHELDIVGDALSRLNKQLGV; via the exons ATGTACTCATACAAAAACGAAGGACCACGCAGAGGAAGATCTTTTGACTCCATGAACATTGGCTTTGAAGAAAAACTGCTGAACAATGAG ATAAACAAATCAACCTTCACAAAAAttgaagaaaacactgaaaagaaGAATACTTCAGAGAAAGGGAGAGCCACAATCATCTTTTCCCTCAAGAATGAAGTGGGAGGACTGGTAAAGGCACTCAAACTCTTCCAA GAAAATCATGTCAACCTTGTACACATAGAGTCCAGAAAATCCAAACGACGCAGCTCTGAATTTGAAATTTTTGTGGACTGCGACAGCAACCACGAACAACTGAATGAAATCATCCATCTGCTTCGAAAGCATGTGAACGTGGTGGATATGGAGCCTCCAGATAACTCCTGTCTGCACGAGGAAG aTATGTATAATGTACCTTGGTTCCCAAAGAAGATTTCAGACTTAGACAAGTGTGCTAACCGTGTCCTGATGTATGGCTCTGAGTTGGATGCGGATCATCCG GGTTTCAAGGACAATGTCTACCGGAAAAGGCGAAAGTACTTTGCTGATCTTGCCATGGCCTACAAACA TGGGGATCCCATTCCTCGTATTGAGTTCACAGAGGAGGAAGTGAAGACTTGGGGAGTTGTGTACAGGGAGCTCAACAAGTTGTACCCGACCCACGCCTGCCGGGAATACTTGAAGAACCTGCCACTGCTGTCCAAATACTGTGAATTTCGGGAGGACAACATCCCTCAGCTGGAAGATGTGTCACGCTTCCTCAAGG AACGCACTGGATTTACCATCAGGCCTGTTGCAGGTTATCTGTCCCCGCGTGACTTCCTTGCTGGTTTGGCCTTCCGTGTTTTCCACTGTACCCAGTATGTGCGGCACAGCTCCGAACCCTTATACACCCCAGAGCC GGACACATGCCATGAGCTGCTGGGTCACGTCCCGTTGCTGGCAGAGCCCAGCTTCGCCCAGTTTTCTCAGGAGATTGGACTGGCTTCACTCGGGGCCTCAGATGACTCAGTTCAGAAACTGGCCACA TGCTATTTCTTCACGGTGGAGTTTGGCCTATGCAAACAAGAAGGACAGCTGCGAGCATATGGAGCAGGACTGCTGTCATCTATCAGTGAGCTTAag CATGCACTCTCTGGCAATGCAAGGATAATGCCTTTTGACCCCAAAGTTACATCCAAACAAGAATGTATCATCACAACATTTCAGGATGTCTACTTTGTGTCAGACAGCTTTGAGGAGGCCAAAGTCAAGATGAG GGAGTTTGCCAAGACCATTAAGCGTCCCTTCACAGTCCGATACAACCCTTACACCCAGAGTGTGGATGTGCTTAAAGACACTCCCAGCATCAACAGCGTGGTGGAGGAGCTTCGACACGAGCTTGACATCGTCGGTGACGCCCTCAGCCGGCTGAACAAGCAGCTGGGTGTCTGA
- the tph1a gene encoding tryptophan 5-hydroxylase 1a isoform X2 produces MLEGRNMINKSTFTKIEENTEKKNTSEKGRATIIFSLKNEVGGLVKALKLFQENHVNLVHIESRKSKRRSSEFEIFVDCDSNHEQLNEIIHLLRKHVNVVDMEPPDNSCLHEEDMYNVPWFPKKISDLDKCANRVLMYGSELDADHPGFKDNVYRKRRKYFADLAMAYKHGDPIPRIEFTEEEVKTWGVVYRELNKLYPTHACREYLKNLPLLSKYCEFREDNIPQLEDVSRFLKERTGFTIRPVAGYLSPRDFLAGLAFRVFHCTQYVRHSSEPLYTPEPDTCHELLGHVPLLAEPSFAQFSQEIGLASLGASDDSVQKLATCYFFTVEFGLCKQEGQLRAYGAGLLSSISELKHALSGNARIMPFDPKVTSKQECIITTFQDVYFVSDSFEEAKVKMREFAKTIKRPFTVRYNPYTQSVDVLKDTPSINSVVEELRHELDIVGDALSRLNKQLGV; encoded by the exons ATGCTCGAAGGGCGAAATATG ATAAACAAATCAACCTTCACAAAAAttgaagaaaacactgaaaagaaGAATACTTCAGAGAAAGGGAGAGCCACAATCATCTTTTCCCTCAAGAATGAAGTGGGAGGACTGGTAAAGGCACTCAAACTCTTCCAA GAAAATCATGTCAACCTTGTACACATAGAGTCCAGAAAATCCAAACGACGCAGCTCTGAATTTGAAATTTTTGTGGACTGCGACAGCAACCACGAACAACTGAATGAAATCATCCATCTGCTTCGAAAGCATGTGAACGTGGTGGATATGGAGCCTCCAGATAACTCCTGTCTGCACGAGGAAG aTATGTATAATGTACCTTGGTTCCCAAAGAAGATTTCAGACTTAGACAAGTGTGCTAACCGTGTCCTGATGTATGGCTCTGAGTTGGATGCGGATCATCCG GGTTTCAAGGACAATGTCTACCGGAAAAGGCGAAAGTACTTTGCTGATCTTGCCATGGCCTACAAACA TGGGGATCCCATTCCTCGTATTGAGTTCACAGAGGAGGAAGTGAAGACTTGGGGAGTTGTGTACAGGGAGCTCAACAAGTTGTACCCGACCCACGCCTGCCGGGAATACTTGAAGAACCTGCCACTGCTGTCCAAATACTGTGAATTTCGGGAGGACAACATCCCTCAGCTGGAAGATGTGTCACGCTTCCTCAAGG AACGCACTGGATTTACCATCAGGCCTGTTGCAGGTTATCTGTCCCCGCGTGACTTCCTTGCTGGTTTGGCCTTCCGTGTTTTCCACTGTACCCAGTATGTGCGGCACAGCTCCGAACCCTTATACACCCCAGAGCC GGACACATGCCATGAGCTGCTGGGTCACGTCCCGTTGCTGGCAGAGCCCAGCTTCGCCCAGTTTTCTCAGGAGATTGGACTGGCTTCACTCGGGGCCTCAGATGACTCAGTTCAGAAACTGGCCACA TGCTATTTCTTCACGGTGGAGTTTGGCCTATGCAAACAAGAAGGACAGCTGCGAGCATATGGAGCAGGACTGCTGTCATCTATCAGTGAGCTTAag CATGCACTCTCTGGCAATGCAAGGATAATGCCTTTTGACCCCAAAGTTACATCCAAACAAGAATGTATCATCACAACATTTCAGGATGTCTACTTTGTGTCAGACAGCTTTGAGGAGGCCAAAGTCAAGATGAG GGAGTTTGCCAAGACCATTAAGCGTCCCTTCACAGTCCGATACAACCCTTACACCCAGAGTGTGGATGTGCTTAAAGACACTCCCAGCATCAACAGCGTGGTGGAGGAGCTTCGACACGAGCTTGACATCGTCGGTGACGCCCTCAGCCGGCTGAACAAGCAGCTGGGTGTCTGA
- the saal1 gene encoding protein saal1 isoform X2, with translation MSNLRHLKMKMVTEHSEVDSEGQMQLPDDDEEDLCRVWDMAMDKDVAGFLQEFKATDILLGVIAKSRCPRLTEICVGILGNIACFPDTCLTLSQNEDLGAVLLLLLGDTDPPTLLETSRLLLTCVSQKDVCSLWLQRIRQQTSVRTNLCFIMCSSTNTDLLEKVGELVNKLFDLDEELMKSWITAQPSEEEEDGESRLDVASCLLEAAKQLRSESPNGLEVYLYALQLLTTIDEGIQTFAAPDGPGKAVWDFVCDVVCEDLCQPNDLPVVLQEQKSILVQAFAVLQALYRCQDQWRSRSDTSLPLIGTILRVLQYHSEGKDDGTSKEDTRDEQLQTLTEITAEFLADICIQIPKDTVADLVKKGYLTEKTCLTAACSLVPNFKTSFQHLQSMLSETDPQLADMVRKQFPV, from the exons ATGTCTAATCTGAGGcacttgaaaatgaaa ATGGTGACCGAGCATTCGGAGGTGGACTCTGAAGGTCAGATGCAGCTccctgatgatgatgaggaagatCTATGTAGAGTCTGGGATATGGCCATGGATAAG GACGTGGCTGGTTTTCTGCAGGAATTCAAAGCTACAGATATCCTTCTTGGGGTGATAGCCAAATCTCGTTGTCCACGTCTCACA GAAATTTGTGTGGGAATCCTTGGGAACATTGCTTGTTTTCCTGACACTTGTCTGACTCTCAGCCAAAATGAAGACTTAGG TGCTGTGCTGTTGCTTCTTCTTGGAGATACAGATCCTCCGACCCTTCTGGAAACAAGCAG ATTGCTGCTGACCTGTGTCTCTCAGAAAGATGTCTGTTCCCTGTGGCTTCAGCGAATACGACAGCAGACGTCTGTGCGCACCAACCTCTGTTTCATCATGTGCAGTTCTACAAACA ctgaCCTGCTTGAGAAGGTTGGAGAGCTGGTCAACAAACTCTTTGACCTTGACGAAGAGCTGATGAAGAGTTGGATTACAGCTCAGCcaagtgaggaggaggaggatggtgaAAGCCGTCTGGATGTGGCCTCATGTCTTCTTGAGGCAGCCAAGCAGCTTCG ATCAGAAAGTCCGAATGGCTTAGAGGTTTACCTTTACGCCCTCCAACTCCTCACCACCATAGATGAGGGCATTCAGACTTTTG CTGCCCCTGATGGACCCGGCAAAGCAGTTTGGGACTTTGTCTGTGACGTTGTGTGTGAGGACCTCTGCCAACCAAATGATCTTCCAGTTGTCCTGCAAGAGCAGAAGAGCATTTTGGTTCAGGCATTTGCTGTGCTGCAGGCTCTTTATAGATGCCAAGATCAGTGGCGGAGCAGAAGTGACACAA GTCTTCCTCTTATTGGAACCATTTTGCGGGTGCTTCAGTACCATAGTGAGGGCAAAGATGACGGTACCAGCAAAGAAGACACAAGAGATGAACAGCTCCAGACTCTAACAGAGATTACAGCTGAGTTTCTAGCTGACATCTGCATTCAGATTCCCAAG GACACCGTGGCAGATTTGGTGAAGAAAGGTTACCTTACAGAGAAGACTTGTCTCACTGCTGCGTGCAGTTTAGTTCCCAACTTTAAGACTTCA TTTCAGCACCTGCAGTCCATGCTGTCAGAGACTGATCCCCAATTGGCAGATATGGTGAGGAAGCAGTTTCCTGTCTGA
- the saal1 gene encoding protein saal1 isoform X1: protein MDYSVDGAGEVESERSSSPTRIQSPVMDRNPSPPPDTADGEEGEDLDAIGDTVYSKHWLFSTLTHLIHMVTEHSEVDSEGQMQLPDDDEEDLCRVWDMAMDKDVAGFLQEFKATDILLGVIAKSRCPRLTEICVGILGNIACFPDTCLTLSQNEDLGAVLLLLLGDTDPPTLLETSRLLLTCVSQKDVCSLWLQRIRQQTSVRTNLCFIMCSSTNTDLLEKVGELVNKLFDLDEELMKSWITAQPSEEEEDGESRLDVASCLLEAAKQLRSESPNGLEVYLYALQLLTTIDEGIQTFAAPDGPGKAVWDFVCDVVCEDLCQPNDLPVVLQEQKSILVQAFAVLQALYRCQDQWRSRSDTSLPLIGTILRVLQYHSEGKDDGTSKEDTRDEQLQTLTEITAEFLADICIQIPKDTVADLVKKGYLTEKTCLTAACSLVPNFKTSFQHLQSMLSETDPQLADMVRKQFPV, encoded by the exons ATGG aCTATAGTGTTGATGGTGCTGGGGAAGTGGAAAGTGAGAGATCCTCATCTCCAACTAGAATACAGTCTCCCGTTATGGACCGTAACCCATCACCACCCCCAGACACAGCCGATGGAGAGGAGGGCGAAGATTTGGACGCCATTGGAGACACTGTTTACAGCAAGCACTGGCTTTTCAGCACCTTGACTCATCTCATCCAT ATGGTGACCGAGCATTCGGAGGTGGACTCTGAAGGTCAGATGCAGCTccctgatgatgatgaggaagatCTATGTAGAGTCTGGGATATGGCCATGGATAAG GACGTGGCTGGTTTTCTGCAGGAATTCAAAGCTACAGATATCCTTCTTGGGGTGATAGCCAAATCTCGTTGTCCACGTCTCACA GAAATTTGTGTGGGAATCCTTGGGAACATTGCTTGTTTTCCTGACACTTGTCTGACTCTCAGCCAAAATGAAGACTTAGG TGCTGTGCTGTTGCTTCTTCTTGGAGATACAGATCCTCCGACCCTTCTGGAAACAAGCAG ATTGCTGCTGACCTGTGTCTCTCAGAAAGATGTCTGTTCCCTGTGGCTTCAGCGAATACGACAGCAGACGTCTGTGCGCACCAACCTCTGTTTCATCATGTGCAGTTCTACAAACA ctgaCCTGCTTGAGAAGGTTGGAGAGCTGGTCAACAAACTCTTTGACCTTGACGAAGAGCTGATGAAGAGTTGGATTACAGCTCAGCcaagtgaggaggaggaggatggtgaAAGCCGTCTGGATGTGGCCTCATGTCTTCTTGAGGCAGCCAAGCAGCTTCG ATCAGAAAGTCCGAATGGCTTAGAGGTTTACCTTTACGCCCTCCAACTCCTCACCACCATAGATGAGGGCATTCAGACTTTTG CTGCCCCTGATGGACCCGGCAAAGCAGTTTGGGACTTTGTCTGTGACGTTGTGTGTGAGGACCTCTGCCAACCAAATGATCTTCCAGTTGTCCTGCAAGAGCAGAAGAGCATTTTGGTTCAGGCATTTGCTGTGCTGCAGGCTCTTTATAGATGCCAAGATCAGTGGCGGAGCAGAAGTGACACAA GTCTTCCTCTTATTGGAACCATTTTGCGGGTGCTTCAGTACCATAGTGAGGGCAAAGATGACGGTACCAGCAAAGAAGACACAAGAGATGAACAGCTCCAGACTCTAACAGAGATTACAGCTGAGTTTCTAGCTGACATCTGCATTCAGATTCCCAAG GACACCGTGGCAGATTTGGTGAAGAAAGGTTACCTTACAGAGAAGACTTGTCTCACTGCTGCGTGCAGTTTAGTTCCCAACTTTAAGACTTCA TTTCAGCACCTGCAGTCCATGCTGTCAGAGACTGATCCCCAATTGGCAGATATGGTGAGGAAGCAGTTTCCTGTCTGA
- the saal1 gene encoding protein saal1 isoform X3 yields MVTEHSEVDSEGQMQLPDDDEEDLCRVWDMAMDKDVAGFLQEFKATDILLGVIAKSRCPRLTEICVGILGNIACFPDTCLTLSQNEDLGAVLLLLLGDTDPPTLLETSRLLLTCVSQKDVCSLWLQRIRQQTSVRTNLCFIMCSSTNTDLLEKVGELVNKLFDLDEELMKSWITAQPSEEEEDGESRLDVASCLLEAAKQLRSESPNGLEVYLYALQLLTTIDEGIQTFAAPDGPGKAVWDFVCDVVCEDLCQPNDLPVVLQEQKSILVQAFAVLQALYRCQDQWRSRSDTSLPLIGTILRVLQYHSEGKDDGTSKEDTRDEQLQTLTEITAEFLADICIQIPKDTVADLVKKGYLTEKTCLTAACSLVPNFKTSFQHLQSMLSETDPQLADMVRKQFPV; encoded by the exons ATGGTGACCGAGCATTCGGAGGTGGACTCTGAAGGTCAGATGCAGCTccctgatgatgatgaggaagatCTATGTAGAGTCTGGGATATGGCCATGGATAAG GACGTGGCTGGTTTTCTGCAGGAATTCAAAGCTACAGATATCCTTCTTGGGGTGATAGCCAAATCTCGTTGTCCACGTCTCACA GAAATTTGTGTGGGAATCCTTGGGAACATTGCTTGTTTTCCTGACACTTGTCTGACTCTCAGCCAAAATGAAGACTTAGG TGCTGTGCTGTTGCTTCTTCTTGGAGATACAGATCCTCCGACCCTTCTGGAAACAAGCAG ATTGCTGCTGACCTGTGTCTCTCAGAAAGATGTCTGTTCCCTGTGGCTTCAGCGAATACGACAGCAGACGTCTGTGCGCACCAACCTCTGTTTCATCATGTGCAGTTCTACAAACA ctgaCCTGCTTGAGAAGGTTGGAGAGCTGGTCAACAAACTCTTTGACCTTGACGAAGAGCTGATGAAGAGTTGGATTACAGCTCAGCcaagtgaggaggaggaggatggtgaAAGCCGTCTGGATGTGGCCTCATGTCTTCTTGAGGCAGCCAAGCAGCTTCG ATCAGAAAGTCCGAATGGCTTAGAGGTTTACCTTTACGCCCTCCAACTCCTCACCACCATAGATGAGGGCATTCAGACTTTTG CTGCCCCTGATGGACCCGGCAAAGCAGTTTGGGACTTTGTCTGTGACGTTGTGTGTGAGGACCTCTGCCAACCAAATGATCTTCCAGTTGTCCTGCAAGAGCAGAAGAGCATTTTGGTTCAGGCATTTGCTGTGCTGCAGGCTCTTTATAGATGCCAAGATCAGTGGCGGAGCAGAAGTGACACAA GTCTTCCTCTTATTGGAACCATTTTGCGGGTGCTTCAGTACCATAGTGAGGGCAAAGATGACGGTACCAGCAAAGAAGACACAAGAGATGAACAGCTCCAGACTCTAACAGAGATTACAGCTGAGTTTCTAGCTGACATCTGCATTCAGATTCCCAAG GACACCGTGGCAGATTTGGTGAAGAAAGGTTACCTTACAGAGAAGACTTGTCTCACTGCTGCGTGCAGTTTAGTTCCCAACTTTAAGACTTCA TTTCAGCACCTGCAGTCCATGCTGTCAGAGACTGATCCCCAATTGGCAGATATGGTGAGGAAGCAGTTTCCTGTCTGA